The following proteins are co-located in the Trichormus variabilis 0441 genome:
- a CDS encoding type II toxin-antitoxin system VapC family toxin, whose protein sequence is MLDTHTFLWFIEGILSLSDTAKNLIEDQRNQRFLSIASLWEISIKVSIGKLELDMTFTELVRQQVYGNAIELLEIQPEHLDELAKLPFYHKDPFDRLMISQSLVESITIVTKDSVFESYPVQILW, encoded by the coding sequence ATGCTCGACACCCATACGTTTTTGTGGTTTATTGAGGGCATTTTAAGTCTCAGTGACACAGCAAAAAACCTCATTGAAGATCAGCGAAATCAAAGGTTTTTGAGCATTGCAAGTCTTTGGGAAATATCTATCAAAGTCAGTATTGGCAAGCTAGAACTGGATATGACTTTTACTGAGTTGGTTAGACAACAGGTTTATGGTAATGCGATTGAATTGCTTGAAATACAGCCAGAACATTTAGATGAGTTAGCAAAGCTGCCTTTTTACCATAAAGATCCTTTTGATAGGCTGATGATTTCTCAATCTTTGGTAGAGAGCATAACTATAGTTACTAAAGACAGTGTGTTTGAAAGTTATCCTGTGCAGATATTATGGTGA
- a CDS encoding type II toxin-antitoxin system Phd/YefM family antitoxin produces MHQINLQEAETRLAELIEEVASGEEVIITRNDGTSFKIVPIGEVKAYPKFGSAKGLVKMSDDFDEPLADFEEYAP; encoded by the coding sequence ATGCACCAAATTAATTTGCAAGAAGCTGAGACTCGCCTAGCGGAACTGATTGAAGAGGTGGCTAGTGGAGAAGAGGTCATCATCACACGCAACGATGGGACATCGTTTAAAATTGTGCCGATTGGAGAAGTGAAAGCATATCCAAAGTTCGGTAGTGCTAAGGGTTTAGTGAAAATGTCAGATGATTTTGATGAGCCATTGGCAGATTTTGAGGAATACGCTCCATGA
- a CDS encoding phosphoglycerate kinase, whose translation MSKKTVASLSAADISGKRALVRVDFNVPLDDQGNITDDTRIRAALPTIQDLTQKGAKVILASHFGRPKGVDEKLRLTPVAKRLSELLGQEVVKTDDSIGDEVAAKVAALQNGQVLLLENVRFYKEEEKNDPEFAKKLAANADFYVNDAFGTAHRAHASTEGVTKFLSPSVAGYLVEKELQYLQSAIENPQRPLAAIIGGSKVSSKIGVIETLLEKCDKLIIGGGMIFTFYKARGLNVGKSLVEEDKLELAKSLEAKAKERGVSLLLPTDVVLADNFAPDANSQTVSIDNIPDGWMGLDIGPDSVKVFQEALADTKTVIWNGPMGVFEFDKFAAGTEAIAHTLAEIGKTGTTTIIGGGDSVAAVEKVGLADQMSHISTGGGASLELLEGKVLPGIAALDEA comes from the coding sequence GTGTCTAAAAAAACTGTGGCTAGTTTATCTGCTGCTGATATTTCTGGTAAACGCGCTTTAGTGCGTGTTGACTTTAACGTGCCTTTAGACGATCAAGGCAACATCACAGACGATACTCGCATTCGTGCGGCTCTGCCAACCATCCAAGATTTGACGCAAAAGGGCGCTAAGGTCATTCTAGCAAGCCATTTCGGTCGTCCCAAGGGTGTAGATGAGAAATTGCGTCTTACCCCAGTAGCCAAGCGGCTATCTGAGTTGTTGGGACAAGAAGTTGTCAAAACTGATGACTCAATTGGTGATGAAGTTGCGGCTAAGGTGGCGGCGCTGCAAAATGGCCAGGTTCTTTTATTAGAAAACGTCCGTTTTTATAAAGAAGAAGAGAAAAACGATCCTGAATTTGCTAAAAAATTAGCTGCTAATGCTGATTTCTACGTAAACGATGCTTTTGGTACTGCACACCGCGCTCATGCTTCTACTGAAGGTGTGACTAAATTCCTCAGTCCATCTGTGGCTGGATATTTGGTTGAGAAGGAATTGCAGTATCTCCAAAGTGCGATCGAAAATCCCCAACGTCCTTTAGCAGCCATTATCGGTGGTTCTAAGGTTTCCAGCAAAATCGGTGTGATTGAAACCCTACTAGAGAAGTGCGACAAGCTGATCATTGGTGGTGGGATGATTTTCACCTTCTACAAAGCTCGTGGTTTGAATGTGGGTAAGTCGCTGGTGGAAGAAGACAAGCTAGAACTGGCGAAGTCTTTGGAAGCTAAGGCGAAGGAACGTGGCGTTAGCTTGTTGTTACCTACAGATGTGGTATTGGCAGATAACTTTGCGCCTGATGCCAATTCTCAAACCGTCAGCATTGACAACATCCCCGATGGTTGGATGGGTTTGGATATCGGCCCTGATTCTGTCAAAGTCTTCCAAGAAGCCCTTGCAGATACCAAAACCGTAATTTGGAACGGGCCTATGGGTGTGTTTGAGTTTGATAAGTTTGCTGCTGGTACAGAAGCGATCGCTCATACACTAGCAGAGATTGGCAAAACTGGCACAACTACCATCATCGGCGGTGGTGACTCGGTAGCGGCTGTTGAAAAGGTTGGTTTGGCTGATCAAATGAGCCACATCTCCACCGGTGGCGGCGCTAGCTTAGAGTTACTCGAAGGCAAAGTACTGCCCGGTATCGCTGCTTTAGATGAAGCGTAG
- a CDS encoding type II toxin-antitoxin system VapC family toxin yields the protein MTLCDAGVLLCLVDRTQPQHNACKIAVIRLAKPLITTWSCLTEAMYLALHRGGWQMQKQLGQLLLDKLLTVYEIQESDYSRLLALMEQYRDRPMDLADATLVLTAEKTGNRQILTLDSDFLFYRIGHQDTFEIISL from the coding sequence ATGACCCTGTGTGATGCAGGAGTTTTATTGTGTTTAGTTGACCGCACTCAGCCTCAGCATAATGCTTGTAAAATCGCAGTGATACGTTTGGCAAAGCCGCTCATCACAACTTGGTCATGCCTTACAGAAGCTATGTATCTTGCCCTGCATCGTGGTGGATGGCAAATGCAAAAACAGTTAGGGCAACTTCTTTTAGATAAACTGCTGACGGTTTACGAAATTCAGGAGAGTGATTACAGCCGCTTATTGGCACTGATGGAGCAATATCGCGATCGCCCAATGGACTTAGCAGATGCAACGTTGGTTTTGACGGCTGAAAAGACAGGGAATCGTCAAATTCTTACCCTTGACTCTGATTTCTTGTTTTATCGAATTGGTCATCAAGACACCTTTGAAATCATTTCACTCTGA
- a CDS encoding universal stress protein, which produces MFKTVLFPIDQSREAREAADVVTNVVQKYGSRLILLSVVEESSPDESSADPMVSPEAVAKLLRDAQALFSQQGISSEIVEKQGKPAFTICDVADEISADLIIMGCRGLGLTEEGATDSVTTRVINLSPCPVLIVP; this is translated from the coding sequence ATGTTCAAGACAGTTTTATTTCCCATCGATCAAAGCCGAGAAGCAAGGGAAGCTGCTGATGTTGTCACCAACGTTGTGCAGAAATATGGCAGTCGCTTAATACTGCTGTCTGTGGTAGAAGAATCTTCCCCAGACGAGTCTAGTGCTGATCCAATGGTGTCTCCCGAAGCCGTTGCCAAACTGCTCAGGGATGCCCAGGCTTTATTTTCGCAGCAAGGTATTTCCTCAGAAATTGTGGAAAAACAAGGCAAACCAGCCTTTACCATCTGCGATGTTGCCGATGAGATTAGTGCTGATTTAATTATCATGGGTTGCCGGGGACTAGGTTTAACCGAGGAAGGCGCTACTGATAGCGTCACAACTCGCGTGATTAACCTTTCCCCTTGTCCGGTGCTAATTGTCCCTTAA
- a CDS encoding DUF2281 domain-containing protein gives MTIRETTIAKLQQLSEPLLQEVTDFIDFVIQKHQVKMTDSQPDERLDEKWSQWFEAVDCLDVSPSEPVSNYQQLLLNKYRQQGLEL, from the coding sequence ATGACTATTCGTGAAACTACCATCGCAAAATTGCAGCAACTTTCCGAGCCACTCCTGCAAGAAGTGACCGACTTCATTGATTTCGTTATCCAAAAACATCAAGTTAAAATGACTGATAGTCAGCCTGATGAAAGGCTTGATGAAAAATGGTCACAATGGTTTGAAGCTGTGGATTGTCTGGATGTATCTCCATCTGAACCAGTCAGTAACTATCAGCAACTCTTACTCAATAAGTATCGGCAACAAGGGCTAGAGTTATGA